DNA sequence from the Leuconostoc lactis genome:
ATGGCATCTTGGTAATACTCAATTGTCGCCGCAGTTTTGATATCTGCTAGTGTTATGACGTCGTCAAATTACGTCAAAATTTGGTCTTTTTTAGATTTGATCAGCTTACTAATTTGAATACGCCCTAATTTTGTCACCCCTTGACTATCATCTGACAGATATAGGGTTTGCGTACGGTCATCAATGGTAATCCCGCCAACATGCGCACGAGTTGGTAAGGTAATTGTCTTAATCCACTGGTGCGTTTTGCGGTCAATCAAAAACAACACCGAATTTAATTGACGCGTATGGTCATAGGCACTCACAAAGATATACTTGTCATTTAGTGTGAGGCTTTGTGGCGTCATATTCGTTGTATATTGCCATTGCTTTGCCTGCCCAACAGATTAACTTTCAACTATTATGATCGTATCATGAGATGGTGTCTCATAAAACAAGATTTAATAAATTTTAATGCTATACTGCATACCAACGAACAAAAAATTATTCTAATAATATATCGTACTAAGTTGTGTCTGATAACTTGACATGCCAGAAAATTCATTATAGACTAAATGAATTGTAATTCAATTTTAATCAGCGCAATTGATCGAATTGCAAAGCTGGCATGTCTGGAAAGACACGTCAGCTTTTTTAAGGAGTTTATGCATGACAGAAAAAGTAGCGTTAAAAGAACTTTTGGCGATTGTCGCTCTCTCAGTCGTTGCCTTCTCAGGCATTATGGCTGAAACCGCCATGAATGTCACCTTTACGGTGTTATCACAAGAATTCAATCGCGATTTAAACAGGATTCAATGGGTGACGACGCTTTATCTCTTAGCCGTCACCATCATGATTACGACCAGTGCTTTTTTGATTAAGCGCTTTAATAGCCGATGGTTATGGTTGAGTAGTGTGTTTATTTTCCTAATTGGCACGCTGTTAAGTGGTTTTGCCCCAACACTCACATGGCTTTTGATCGGCCGTATCCTAGAAGGTATTGCCGCCGGCATTGCCATGCCGTTAGTCTTCAACTATGTTGTTGATGTCGTACCAGCTAAATACGTGGGTACCTATATGGGGCTCGCCTCACTGGTGGTTGGTTTAGCGCCGTCATTTGGTCCCACTTACGGCGGTGCCTTAGTTGAAATTTTGGGTTGGCGGTCCATTTTCTTTATTCTATTAATCGCACCATTCGTCTCTTTACTACTGGGTTGGTGGACAATTGGTAAAATTAAACAACCACCCATCACCAAATCATTTGACGCTGTGGCTTTTGCGCTCCTAGCTGTGTCGCTAACGGCAGCCTTACTGGTGGTCAATACACTTGAATCCGGCACTTTGAATTGGCCTTATTTAAGTTTAGCCGTCATCATGCTACTGGCTTTTATTTGGCGTAGCAACACCTCACAAAAAGTATTCTTAAATTTAAAACTACTGACACAATTAAAATTTACCGCCTTATTAGTTGCGATTTCGTTGTATATGTTTGTCATGTTGGGGTTAAATTTAATCATTCCAACCTATCTCCAAAATGTCCAACACACCTCAAGCTTCTGGGCAGGATTTGCTTTATTACCTGGTACCCTGTTAGGCGCCTTTTTCAACCCCTTATTTGGTCGTATGTACGACAAAATCGGTGCTAAAGCACCGATCTATATTGGTCACAGTATTTTCACTGCGACTGTTATCATTCTGACAATTTTGACGAAGCAGTTGAGTCTCATCTTAGTGATTGTGCTCTACATTTTGTTTATTCTCGGTCGCAATATGTCGTATACAAATGCACAAACAGCCGCAATTGCTGAACAAACTGATGCGGTAAAATCTGATGCGACAGCCATTATTCAATCAACACAAATGTTTATGGGGGCTTTGGGCACCACCGTTGCCGCACTCCTACAATCACACGGCGGCGTCTTAATTGGCTTTGGTTGGTTTAATTTGCTGGCGATTAGCTTATCCCTGTTGATTTTCGGACTCCTTATTTTTTACTTTAAATCAACACGATAAAAAAGGCACACAATTTTGCGTTAAATTGTGTGCCTTTTTTGTGGCCATGATATTAATTTTGATGGGCAATCGTGACCAATTGTGACAGCAAGGTCGGATTCTTCACACCATCACCTTCAACAGCCGTAGCAATGGCGACCCATTCTGGTTGCACCTGCGTCATCACAGTTTGTAGATTGTCAACTGTCAAGTCACCCGCCAACATGATTGGCTTTTTCCGAAGCGGCTTAGGTGGCACTGATTGCCAATCAAAAGATGTCTCAATCGTAGCAGCGGTATCTATCAAAATAATATCAGCCGCTGCTTCTAGCATGACTTCTACCGGTTCTCGAACTTGAATCACGGGAACACCCCGATCATGTAACAAGGTTACTGCATCTTCAGTTGTTTGACTTGGCAACTGCACGCCTTGGATGACACCATTATCAAAAAAAGTGAGGATATCCATCACATTTTGATCGTCAAACACACCATATAGTGGTATGTTTTTATCCAACTGCTCACGAATCTGCATCGCTGTCATAATCCCAACACTGTAGCGGTGTCCTGGCGCAAGTATCACGCTCGCCATGTCAGGTTGGAGCGTATTGACGAGATCAGCATCCGCCACGTTAAGTAGCCCACTCAAGTTAATTTTAGTCATAATTAGGTGTTAATCCTCTTAATCTGCTTACTAATGTTCATTTTATCATTTTTATACAAATAAAAACGTTCTAAAAATAGTTGCGTGAGCAATATTTTCAAAACGTTGAGTGCCGTGATGATGATTAATCATGGCATCTAAAATTTTATAAAAACGGAAGTTAACTATCTTAAAAGAATTGCATACTATATGTGCCTTTAAAGGTATCACCGGCAGCCAAAACATTCACGCCAAACTTTTCTTTGAAGTTACCCGTTGAATCTACCGTATCAGCAATACCCCACCAAGGCTCCAGGGCAATAAATGGTGCTTGCTTACCGGCTGGTGTCCAGATGCCAATAAATTGTGCGTTTTCTAACGTCATCCGTAGCCCGTGTTGGTTCGCCAAACGTGCTAGCAAGAATGACGTTTTTTGGCGATCTAACTTTAGAATAATGGCATCATCATGATAATCTTCTTGTCGCAACCGCAACGGAATATTGGCATTAAACGGTGTTGCAGCATTAGGATTTGAGTATGGCCCAGTCAAGCGTACGCGATCATAGATTTTTTCTGGTTCAATTGATACGTAGTAGTCTGAAAACTTACCGCCATCCAATGGTAGATTAAAGGCAGGATGCCCACCAACGCTAAAGAAGAGGGATTCTTCTTTATCCGTATTCGTCACAATATAAGCAACTTTCAATTCGTTGTCATCGGTTAGCTCATAACTAATATCAAATTGGAACTTAAATGGGTAAATACGCAAAGTTGAATCCGTGTCATGAATCCGGAAAACCGCACGAGTCTCACTTTGTTCGACGACCTCAAACAAGGTATTACGCGCAAAACCATGTTGATTCATAAAATAAGTTTCACCAGCAACTTTGAATTGATCACCGCGTAAACGACCAACAATTGGAAAAAGATTAGACGCATGGCGTCCCCAATATTTAGGGTCTCCAACCCAAATATATTCCAACTCAGCCTGTTTATGCCAAACGCTTGTCAATTCAGCGCCGTATTCGTTAATTTGAACTTTTAAGTCATTGTTTTCTAGTGTAATCATAATATCTATATTCTACCAAATTTTTTTACAAAATGTTGTGCTGTCTGCGTTGATCAGTCTTTTTTTGCCCGTGGAAAGAAAGACTGATAATTTTTTTGCAGGCTTTCACGTGTCACATGTGTATACATCTGCGTGGTTGACAAGTTCACATGTCCCAATAATTCCTGAACTGTGCGCATATCAGCCCCGTGGTTCAACAAATGGGTGGCAAAAGTATGACGCAACATATGCGGATGAATGGTGCCAGTTAACGCTGATTTTTTCATCAATTCATTTAAAATATAAGTAATCCCAGCTGCCGTAATCGGTTCGCCACGATGATTCACAAAGACACGATCATGCGGGGCTTGTTTCGCCACTAACTGCGGTCGTAGCTCATGTAAATACTGGGTCATCGCTTGCGCTGCAAAATGACCAAATGGCACGTAGCGATCCTTGTTACCTTTACCATGAATTAACACTAATCGTTGGGCAAAATCGAGTTGGGCAATGGTTAAATTGGCAATTTCCGCCACACGCGCACCTGTCGCATACAAAAATTCAAGCAATGCCGCGTTACGTTGCCAAAGTGGCTCGTCTTCTGCATAAGCCACTTCAAACAATGTCGTCAATTCCGATTCGTAAAAAAATTCCGGTAAATGGCTTTGGTGTTTGCGCAACGCCACATTTTCAAACGGATTATCACTGACAAATTGATTGGCCAACATAAATTGAAAAAACATCCGTAAACTACTGATTTTGCGCGCAATTGTTGTACGTGCCAACCGGCGCTCATACAACTCATTTAAATACACCCGAACGTCTAAAGTCTGCACCGCACGGTAGGTCGTAAAACCACCATTTTCGGCTAAAAACGTGGTGAAAGCCTCGATATCGGTTAGATAAGCTTTAACGGTTAAATCAGAATATTGCCGTTCAGCTTGCAGGTAATCTTGATACAATTGTGCTTCTTTGGTTGTCATATTCTTATTATAACCTGAAAAACTTAAGAACTTTTAAATTTAGTTATAATCAATCAAACATCCCCCTGTTAACCACGTATTTCGCTATGATAGAAGTAGCTAAATTTTATTCTTGATTGAAAAACAAAAATAGACATCAGGGAGTATCCTTATGAAAATTCCAATACAAACACCACTTGAACAACTACGTGATGGTATCAACACGTTGCAACATCAGATTCAGCAAGGACTTGCGACTTTCCGTAAAAATATTTTGACTAACCGTGATGCGCGACACACTCCCAAGCACCCACAGTCCAACACGGATTCCCGCGCCGTTTCAATCGTATCATATGAAGCCACGCCAAAAGCGGTTGATGCCGATAGTTTTGCTTATGCGTTGACAGCTGAAATGACCGAAAATCAGGCGGATAATCTGACACAACCTATCCGTCGGCACTGGTATCGGGTCTTGTGGCAACACCCCGCTCGCGTCATCGCAGTACTGGTTGTTATGGTTTTGCTGGTCTATACGGTGATTATGTTTGCGCAAGCTAAAAGTAATCACACCACACAAATCACGAGCCCAAATACACAACAACGCAGTAATTAAAAAAGCAACGCCCATCTGGGCGTTGCTTTTTTAATTCTTAAAGGAATGAATTGGGGCCGGAATATGCCCACCACGATTAATAAAATCAGCACTTGATTTTGGTACAACCGGCATCACTGGCGCTGTCCCCAGCAAGCCACCATAGTCCACCATATCACCAACTTTAGTCCCGTTGGTTGGTAACACGCGGACTGCGGTTGTCTTGTTGTTTTGCACACCAATCGCTGCTTCATCAGCGATCATAGCCGCAATCGTTGTTGCTGGCGTATCACCAGGTACGGCAATCATATCCAACCCAACTGAGCAGACGGATGTCATCGCCTCAAGCTTGGCCAATGACAAAATACCAGCTTTAACCGCATCAATCATGCCCGCATCTTCAGAAACCGGAATAAAGGCCCCTGATAATCCACCAACACGCTGTGACGCCATCACGCCACCCTTTTTAACCGCATCATTGAGCAACATCAAAGCCGCTGTTGTCCCATGAGTACCGACCATTTCTAAGCCAATTTCTTCCAAGACTTCCGCCACTGAATCACCACAAGCCGGTGTTGGTGCTAAACTCAAATCCACAATGCCAAATTCAACGCCCAACCGTTCAGCCGCTAACGCCCCAACCATTTGACCGACACGTGTAATCTTAAAGGCAGTCTTTTTAACCGTTTCCGCAACAATATGAATTGGTTCGCCCTTCACTTTTTCAAGTGCACGCTTCACCACACCAGGGCCAGAAACACCGACATTAATCACCACATCGGCTTCTGTCACGCCATGGAAAGCCCCTGCCATAAACGGATTATCTTCCACCGCATTGGCAAACACCACTAACTTCGCATTGGCTGTGTCTGACTTATCCGTAATCGCTTTGATCGTTTCACCCATTAACTTAACCGCGTCCAAGTTAATGCCTGCTTTGGATGACCCAATATTCACACTTGACATGACAAGGTCTGTTTCGGTCAACGCGCGTGGCAATGATTTGATCAAAGCCAGGTCACCATTGGCAAACCCCTTTTGTACAAGCGCTGAATACCCGCCAATAAAGTCAACCCCAACAGTTTTAGCCGCATCATCCAAGGCATGCGCGTATAACAACATCTCATCTGGCGTAGCTTTACCAGCGATTAAAGCAATTGGCGTCACACTAATCCGCTTGTTGGTAATTGGAATCCCGAATTCACGTTCGATTTGTTGCGCGACCGCCACTAAATCCTTGGCGTAGGTTGTAATTTTATCATAAATATTTTTTGCCGTATCTGCCGGTGTCCCAGCAATCGTATCAAGCAGTGAAATACCCATTGTCACAGTACGAATATCCAAATGCTCTTCGGCAACCATGTTAATTGTTTCTATAATTTGCGTGGTTTCCATGACTTCTCCCAAATTTTTGGCCATTAATCAACCGCAATGCCACATCAAAAATAACCCCTAACATCAATTTTTAAACACGACGCATCGCATCAAAAATTTCTTCACGTTGGGTATGAATTTCAACATTTAACTGTTGCCCAAGTACATTTAAATCATCTTGTAAGCCATTAAAGGTTTCGTCTAGTTGTTCAAGATTCACCAACATGCTCATTGTGAAAATATCCGACATGATCGTTTGTGAGACATCTAAAATGTTCACATCATGTGATGCTAAGGTTTGTGCCACGCTGGCGATAATGCCTGGCTTATCTTTTCCAACTACGGTTACAACTGCTTTTGCCACGATTTTTCCTCTTTAAAAAGTTATTTTACGTATTATACAATAAGACGCGCACCCTTGTCATTAACTGAATGCAATTTGCGGCTAACGATACAACCGTTCGCCGGCTTGCCACCCTAAAAATTGTACCGTTTTGGCATCATCATGAGCTTGTGTTTTCGCATCAACATGCGAATCATACAAGTGCGAAGTGAACATCGCTTCATATTCAGTCACACTGACCTGGTGTCGGTTTGCCAATAAGGCATCCGTCATAGTTTTTGGGACATAGT
Encoded proteins:
- a CDS encoding ACT domain-containing protein, with amino-acid sequence MAKAVVTVVGKDKPGIIASVAQTLASHDVNILDVSQTIMSDIFTMSMLVNLEQLDETFNGLQDDLNVLGQQLNVEIHTQREEIFDAMRRV
- a CDS encoding MFS transporter gives rise to the protein MTEKVALKELLAIVALSVVAFSGIMAETAMNVTFTVLSQEFNRDLNRIQWVTTLYLLAVTIMITTSAFLIKRFNSRWLWLSSVFIFLIGTLLSGFAPTLTWLLIGRILEGIAAGIAMPLVFNYVVDVVPAKYVGTYMGLASLVVGLAPSFGPTYGGALVEILGWRSIFFILLIAPFVSLLLGWWTIGKIKQPPITKSFDAVAFALLAVSLTAALLVVNTLESGTLNWPYLSLAVIMLLAFIWRSNTSQKVFLNLKLLTQLKFTALLVAISLYMFVMLGLNLIIPTYLQNVQHTSSFWAGFALLPGTLLGAFFNPLFGRMYDKIGAKAPIYIGHSIFTATVIILTILTKQLSLILVIVLYILFILGRNMSYTNAQTAAIAEQTDAVKSDATAIIQSTQMFMGALGTTVAALLQSHGGVLIGFGWFNLLAISLSLLIFGLLIFYFKSTR
- a CDS encoding aldose 1-epimerase family protein, with translation MITLENNDLKVQINEYGAELTSVWHKQAELEYIWVGDPKYWGRHASNLFPIVGRLRGDQFKVAGETYFMNQHGFARNTLFEVVEQSETRAVFRIHDTDSTLRIYPFKFQFDISYELTDDNELKVAYIVTNTDKEESLFFSVGGHPAFNLPLDGGKFSDYYVSIEPEKIYDRVRLTGPYSNPNAATPFNANIPLRLRQEDYHDDAIILKLDRQKTSFLLARLANQHGLRMTLENAQFIGIWTPAGKQAPFIALEPWWGIADTVDSTGNFKEKFGVNVLAAGDTFKGTYSMQFF
- the xerC gene encoding tyrosine recombinase XerC; amino-acid sequence: MTTKEAQLYQDYLQAERQYSDLTVKAYLTDIEAFTTFLAENGGFTTYRAVQTLDVRVYLNELYERRLARTTIARKISSLRMFFQFMLANQFVSDNPFENVALRKHQSHLPEFFYESELTTLFEVAYAEDEPLWQRNAALLEFLYATGARVAEIANLTIAQLDFAQRLVLIHGKGNKDRYVPFGHFAAQAMTQYLHELRPQLVAKQAPHDRVFVNHRGEPITAAGITYILNELMKKSALTGTIHPHMLRHTFATHLLNHGADMRTVQELLGHVNLSTTQMYTHVTRESLQKNYQSFFPRAKKD
- a CDS encoding PFL family protein, which encodes METTQIIETINMVAEEHLDIRTVTMGISLLDTIAGTPADTAKNIYDKITTYAKDLVAVAQQIEREFGIPITNKRISVTPIALIAGKATPDEMLLYAHALDDAAKTVGVDFIGGYSALVQKGFANGDLALIKSLPRALTETDLVMSSVNIGSSKAGINLDAVKLMGETIKAITDKSDTANAKLVVFANAVEDNPFMAGAFHGVTEADVVINVGVSGPGVVKRALEKVKGEPIHIVAETVKKTAFKITRVGQMVGALAAERLGVEFGIVDLSLAPTPACGDSVAEVLEEIGLEMVGTHGTTAALMLLNDAVKKGGVMASQRVGGLSGAFIPVSEDAGMIDAVKAGILSLAKLEAMTSVCSVGLDMIAVPGDTPATTIAAMIADEAAIGVQNNKTTAVRVLPTNGTKVGDMVDYGGLLGTAPVMPVVPKSSADFINRGGHIPAPIHSFKN
- a CDS encoding phosphoribosylanthranilate isomerase, whose product is MTKINLSGLLNVADADLVNTLQPDMASVILAPGHRYSVGIMTAMQIREQLDKNIPLYGVFDDQNVMDILTFFDNGVIQGVQLPSQTTEDAVTLLHDRGVPVIQVREPVEVMLEAAADIILIDTAATIETSFDWQSVPPKPLRKKPIMLAGDLTVDNLQTVMTQVQPEWVAIATAVEGDGVKNPTLLSQLVTIAHQN